In Bacillota bacterium, the following are encoded in one genomic region:
- a CDS encoding CopG family transcriptional regulator — protein MTQGIGVLGIVIENRQEAAERVNRLLSEYGEIIVGRMGVPYRQEGVSVIALILDGSTDEIGALSGKLGTIPGVKVKTGLITKKN, from the coding sequence ATGACACAAGGTATCGGTGTGTTGGGTATCGTCATTGAGAATCGTCAGGAAGCAGCAGAACGGGTCAACAGGTTACTGAGTGAATACGGGGAAATCATCGTGGGGCGAATGGGGGTACCCTATCGCCAGGAAGGCGTCTCGGTCATCGCCCTCATTTTAGACGGCTCCACCGACGAAATCGGTGCCCTCAGTGGGAAACTTGGCACCATCCCCGGTGTGAAGGTGAAGACCGGCCTGATTACCAAAAAGAATTGA
- a CDS encoding FprA family A-type flavoprotein codes for MYTGPYSAIKVSDHVYWVGAIDWTVRDFHGYATERGSTYNAYLILGDKITLIDTVEPEFKNQLLARISSVIEPSRIDYIISNHSEPDHAGALAEVAALVQPEKIFASKMGVRNLQAHFHQPLNLVPVATGDKLSLGNLTLEFIETRMLHWPDSMFTFLVEDGVLFSSDAFGMHLASNARFDDQIDDWEYEAVKYYANILLPYSGLVPELLDEVAAMNLPIKIIAPAHGFIWRKDLQTIQSLYRRWAEQKPTKKVVVAYDTMWGSTAKMADAIMEGLWSGGVEPKGMDLRVTHRSDVVAELLEAGGLIIGTSTLNNGLLPRVGELLTYIKGLRPRNLQTFVFGSYGWSGEAVGQVEKLFDEMGLGVFREGIRSWYVPNQEVLEACFNAGQEFAAQLLETIRREEGNA; via the coding sequence ATGTATACAGGCCCTTATTCAGCAATCAAAGTTAGTGATCACGTCTACTGGGTTGGTGCCATCGATTGGACGGTTAGGGACTTTCACGGATACGCTACGGAACGGGGGAGTACATATAACGCTTATCTCATCCTGGGAGATAAGATCACCCTGATCGACACCGTGGAACCAGAGTTTAAGAACCAACTGTTGGCCCGGATTTCTTCGGTGATCGAGCCGAGCAGGATCGATTATATTATCTCCAATCACTCGGAACCGGATCATGCAGGGGCTCTGGCGGAGGTGGCGGCCCTGGTGCAGCCGGAGAAGATCTTTGCGTCCAAGATGGGGGTGCGGAACCTGCAGGCCCATTTCCATCAGCCCCTGAATTTAGTACCTGTGGCGACGGGGGACAAGCTGTCATTGGGGAATCTCACCTTGGAGTTCATCGAGACCCGGATGCTGCACTGGCCTGACAGCATGTTTACCTTCTTGGTGGAGGATGGGGTGTTGTTTTCCAGTGACGCCTTCGGTATGCATCTGGCCAGCAATGCCCGGTTTGACGATCAGATCGATGATTGGGAATATGAAGCGGTGAAGTACTACGCCAATATCCTGCTTCCCTATTCGGGACTGGTCCCAGAACTGTTGGATGAAGTGGCCGCCATGAATCTGCCGATCAAAATCATTGCTCCGGCCCATGGTTTCATCTGGCGCAAGGACCTACAAACCATTCAGTCTCTGTATCGCCGCTGGGCAGAACAGAAGCCCACCAAGAAAGTGGTAGTGGCCTATGATACCATGTGGGGTAGTACCGCCAAGATGGCCGATGCCATTATGGAAGGTCTTTGGTCCGGTGGTGTCGAACCTAAGGGAATGGATCTGCGGGTAACCCACCGCAGTGATGTGGTGGCGGAGCTTTTGGAAGCCGGTGGATTGATCATCGGAACATCCACCCTGAATAACGGCCTCCTCCCCAGGGTAGGGGAACTACTTACTTACATCAAGGGTTTGCGTCCCAGAAACTTACAGACCTTTGTCTTTGGTTCCTATGGCTGGAGTGGAGAAGCGGTAGGTCAAGTGGAAAAGTTATTTGACGAGATGGGCCTGGGTGTCTTCCGCGAGGGGATTCGGTCCTGGTATGTGCCCAATCAGGAAGTCCTGGAGGCCTGTTTCAACGCTGGTCAGGAATTTGCAGCCCAGCTGCTGGAGACAATTAGAAGAGAGGAGGGAAATGCATGA